One window of Camelina sativa cultivar DH55 chromosome 4, Cs, whole genome shotgun sequence genomic DNA carries:
- the LOC104779897 gene encoding pentatricopeptide repeat-containing protein At3g26782, mitochondrial-like has product MMPPSKKALFSSVSRLLHTERYTERQNLTTLFNRYVDKTDVFSWNSVIADLARSGDSAEALRAFSSMRKLSLYPTRSSFPCTIKACSSLLDIFSGKQTHQQAFVFGYQSDIFVSSALIVMYSTCGQLKDARKVFDEIPSRKIVSWTSMIRGYDLNGNAIDAVSLFKDLLVEENDGDHEGDDAMFLDSMGMVSVISACSRVAAKGLTESIHSFVIKRGFDRGVSVGNTLLDAYAKGGEGGVAVARNIFDQIVDKDRVSYNSIMGVYAQSGMPNEAFEVFRRLVEDKVVTFNSITLSTVLLAVSHSGALRIGKCIHDQVIRMGLEDDVIIGTSLIDMYCKCGRVETARKVFDRMKYKNVRSWTAMIAGYGMHGHAAKALELFPAMIDSGVRPNYITFVSVLAACSHAGLHVEGWRWFNAMKGRFDVEPGLEHYGCMVDLLGRAGFLQKAYDLIQTMKMKPDSIIWSSLLAGCRIHKNVELAEISVARLFELDSSNCGYYMLLSHIYADAGRWKDVERVRMIMKNRGLVKPPGFSLLELNGEVHVFLIGDEEHPEHEKIYGFLAELNRKLLEAGYVSNTASVCHDVDEEEKEMTLRVHSEKLAIAFGIMNTVPGSTVSVVKNLRVCSDCHNVIKLISKIVDREFVVRDAKRFHHFKDGFCSCGDYW; this is encoded by the exons ATGATGCCTCCGAGTAAAAAAGCTCTGTTCTCTTCCGTCTCTCGTCTTCTCCACACGGAGAGATACACAGAGAGACAAAACCTAACGACTCTGTTCAACAGATATGTTGACAAAACAGATGTCTTCTCATGGAACTCTGTCATCGCTGACCTCGCTCGTAGCGGTGACTCTGCTGAAGCTCTTCGTGCTTTTTCCTCAATGCGAAAGCTTTCTCTTTACCCAACTCGCTCTAGCTTTCCTTGCACCATTAAAGCATGTTCGTCTCTTCTTGATATTTTCTCCGGCAAGCAGACTCATCAGCAAGCTTTTGTCTTCGGGTATCAATCAGACATCTTCGTGTCTTCGGCTTTGATTGTTATGTATTCCACTTGTGGTCAATTGAAAGATGCACGgaaggtgttcgacgaaattccTAGTAGAAAAATTGTCTCTTGGACATCGATGATTCGAGGGTATGATCTTAACGGTAATGCCATTGATGCTGTTTCTCTTTTCAAGGATCTATTGGTCGAAGAAAATGATGGAGATCATGAGGGTGACGATGCAATGTTTCTTGATTCTATGGGTATGGTTTCAGTCATCTCGGCTTGTTCTCGTGTTGCTGCTAAGGGTTTAACCGAATCAATTCATAGCTTCGTGATAAAAAGAGGGTTTGATAGAGGGGTGAGTGTTGGTAATACTCTATTGGATGCTTATGCTAAGGGTGGAGAAGGAGGTGTAGCTGTGGCGAGAAATATCTTTGATCAGATTGTGGATAAGGATCGTGTTTCGTATAATTCGATCATGGGTGTGTATGCTCAGAGTGGGATGCCTAATGAGGCATTCGAAGTTTTTCGTAGACTGGTAGAAGATAAAGTTGTGACCTTTAACTCCATTACACTATCTACTGTCTTGTTGGCGGTTTCACATTCAGGTGCTCTGCGTATTGGCAAGTGTATACATGATCAG GTGATAAGGATGGGTCTTGAGGATGATGTGATAATCGGGACATCATTAATTGATATGTATTGCAAATGCGGAAGAGTTGAGACGGCAAGAAAAGTATTTGATCGAATGAAATACAAGAATGTTAGGTCTTGGACCGCCATGATTGCTGGATATGGAATGCATGGCCACGCGGCTAAAGCGTTAGAGTTATTCCCTGCTATGATCGATTCAGGGGTTAGACCAAATTACATTACTTTTGTATCCGTATTAGCTGCTTGCAGTCATGCGGGTCTTCATGTCGAAGGCTGGCGCTGGTTTAACGCAATGAAAGGAAGATTCGACGTGGAGCCGGGTTTAGAACACTACGGTTGTATGGTTGATCTTCTAGGTAGAGCAGGGTTTCTTCAGAAAGCTTATGATTTGATTCagacaatgaagatgaagcCGGACTCTATCATCTGGAGCTCACTTCTTGCAGGTTGTAGAATTCACAAGAATGTGGAGCTCGCAGAGATATCCGTGGCGCGTTTGTTTGAATTGGACTCTTCGAACTGTGGTTATTACATGCTGCTTTCGCATATATATGCTGATGCAGGGCGTTGGAAAGATGTTGAGAGGGTGAGGATGATAATGAAGAATCGAGGATTGGTGAAACCGCCGGGTTTTAGTCTGCTTGAGTTGAATGGTGAGGTTCATGTGTTTTTGATCGGAGACGAAGAGCATCCTGAGCACGAAAAGATTTACGGGTTTTTAGCAGAACTGAACAGGAAGCTGTTGGAGGCAGGTTACGTATCGAACACGGCATCTGTATGCCATGATGTtgatgaggaagagaaagagatgacaCTGAGAGTTCACAGCGAGAAACTAGCGATTGCTTTTGGGATCATGAACACTGTTCCCGGCTCGACGGTTAGTGTGGTTAAGAATCTCAGAGTTTGCAGCGATTGTCATAACGTGATCAAGTTGATTTCGAAGATTGTTGATAGAGAGTTTGTGGTTAGAGATGCGAAACGGTTTCACCATTTCAAAGATGGGTTTTGTTCTTGTGGAGATTATTGGTGA